The Euphorbia lathyris chromosome 3, ddEupLath1.1, whole genome shotgun sequence genome contains a region encoding:
- the LOC136224803 gene encoding THO complex subunit 4D-like, whose amino-acid sequence MATPLDMCLDDIIKNSRGRGRGRGRGRGSFNGGGMSGAVRKIGKPPRRISEDSIRAVVGITTGTKIYVSNLDYGVSSEDIMELFSEVGDLKSCAVHYDESGRSNGSGEVVYKRRNDAFAAVAKYYNVILDGKPMKLEIVGATAEIPVSARVNVSGVHGRMMRTVFITSREGRGRGFVTSNHGGGPSHHGGMRNGGGRGGGHGRGGRGGGYGRGRGRGRGGGRGVKTAEEPDKELEKYYADAEPIQT is encoded by the coding sequence ATGGCGACTCCTCTGGATATGTGTCTCGATGACATAATAAAGAATAGCAGAGGGAGAGGTAGAGGCCGTGGTAGAGGACGTGGCTCTTTCAATGGTGGAGGAATGTCAGGAGCTGTGCGTAAAATAGGCAAGCCTCCTCGCAGAATCAGTGAAGATAGTATTAGAGCTGTTGTTGGGATCACCACTGGAACCAAGATATATGTATCTAACTTGGATTATGGAGTATCCAGTGAAGATATAATGGAGCTCTTCTCTGAGGTCGGAGATCTAAAAAGTTGTGCTGTTCACTATGATGAAAGTGGTCGCTCTAATGGCTCAGGTGAAGTAgtttataaaagaagaaatgatGCATTTGCGGCTGTGGCGAAATATTACAATGTTATATTAGATGGAAAACCAATGAAGCTAGAAATTGTTGGTGCCACTGCAGAAATTCCTGTCTCAGCTAGAGTTAATGTAAGTGGAGTACATGGAAGGATGATGAGGACAGTTTTCATTACATCTCGCGAAGGTCGTGGAAGAGGCTTTGTTACTAGTAATCATGGCGGAGGTCCAAGCCATCATGGGGGTATGAGAAATGGCGGAGGCCGTGGTGGAGGGCATGGGCGAGGAGGTCGTGGAGGAGGCTATGGACGTGGCCGTGGACGAGGACGAGGAGGAGGGCGAGGGGTGAAGACAGCAGAAGAGCCAGACAAGGAATTAGAGAAGTACTATGCTGATGCTGAACCAATACAAACCTAA